The following are encoded in a window of Brevibacillus sp. DP1.3A genomic DNA:
- a CDS encoding DUF5317 family protein has product MLLDVIALSFLVALLRGGRIKEFPKFNQLKLLIVTILLQACAVIFPTIGGLFISIAYVFILAFLVFNREFEDMRIFLIGWFLNAIAIWSNNGKMPIDLVQAAKLPYDLEPVINGTNFKHSVLTESSNFPFLTDVIYMPSIIPRIISIGDIFIMLGAFLLVQRLMNKPISLLQLREGKSYATKN; this is encoded by the coding sequence ATGCTATTGGATGTAATTGCCCTATCTTTTCTCGTAGCATTGCTGCGAGGGGGAAGAATCAAGGAATTTCCTAAATTCAATCAACTAAAACTTCTTATCGTTACCATATTGCTGCAGGCTTGTGCAGTCATCTTCCCTACGATCGGTGGCCTTTTCATATCGATCGCGTATGTGTTTATTTTGGCTTTCCTCGTTTTTAATCGAGAATTTGAAGATATGCGGATATTTTTAATCGGCTGGTTTCTGAATGCGATTGCAATTTGGTCTAACAATGGAAAAATGCCAATCGATTTAGTCCAAGCAGCAAAGCTTCCTTATGATTTAGAACCAGTTATAAATGGAACGAATTTCAAGCATAGTGTATTGACGGAAAGTTCAAATTTTCCATTTTTGACCGATGTCATCTACATGCCATCTATCATTCCTCGGATTATTAGCATCGGCGATATTTTTATTATGTTAGGAGCCTTTTTACTTGTTCAGCGATTGATGAATAAACCTATTTCATTACTACAACTTCGCGAAGGTAAAAGTTATGCGACAAAAAACTAA
- the argC gene encoding N-acetyl-gamma-glutamyl-phosphate reductase: MVRVGIVGATGYGGAELIRLLAGHPHVEIANLYSSSSEGESLEKSFPHAAGLGLPTLSPIDADSMSGVNDLIFLATPAGVSSGLSPKLVEKGVKVIDLSGDFRLENGAVYQTWYKHEPAPSQWVETAVYGLSEWNQEQVAGASLIANPGCYPTATLLALLPLVKTGWVQPNSWIVDAKSGVSGAGRGVSLGVHYSEINESIHAYKVANHQHTPEIEQELQKQSGEETLVQFTPHLVPMTRGILVTAYGQLTTDVTQAQIQELYEATYADKPFVRVRPAGSHPHTKEVYGSNYCDIAIHVDQRTKRVILLSVIDNMMKGAAGQAVQNMNAMFDLPEKTGLPLVPVYP; encoded by the coding sequence ATGGTTCGGGTCGGGATTGTTGGAGCAACGGGGTATGGTGGCGCGGAGTTGATCCGTCTTTTGGCTGGGCATCCGCATGTTGAGATTGCCAATTTATATTCAAGTTCATCAGAAGGAGAAAGCTTAGAAAAATCGTTTCCACATGCAGCTGGGCTCGGATTGCCCACATTGTCACCGATTGATGCAGACAGCATGAGCGGTGTGAACGATTTGATCTTCCTCGCTACGCCTGCGGGAGTAAGTAGCGGGCTGTCTCCAAAGCTGGTCGAAAAAGGCGTAAAGGTCATTGATTTATCTGGGGATTTTCGTCTAGAAAACGGTGCGGTCTACCAAACGTGGTACAAACATGAGCCGGCCCCTTCCCAATGGGTAGAAACAGCGGTTTATGGTTTAAGCGAGTGGAATCAAGAGCAAGTGGCAGGTGCCAGTCTCATAGCAAATCCAGGCTGCTATCCAACTGCTACGCTCCTTGCCCTGCTTCCGCTGGTGAAGACAGGCTGGGTGCAGCCTAACAGCTGGATCGTCGATGCCAAATCAGGTGTGTCCGGTGCTGGACGTGGAGTATCGCTCGGTGTTCATTACAGCGAGATTAATGAGAGCATTCATGCATATAAAGTTGCGAATCATCAGCATACACCAGAGATTGAACAGGAGCTGCAAAAACAAAGCGGGGAAGAGACGCTTGTTCAATTTACGCCACATCTGGTACCGATGACCCGAGGGATTTTAGTCACGGCTTACGGACAACTAACCACTGATGTCACACAAGCACAAATCCAGGAGCTATACGAAGCTACTTATGCGGATAAGCCTTTTGTGCGTGTACGTCCTGCAGGCAGTCATCCACATACGAAAGAAGTTTATGGTTCCAATTACTGCGATATCGCTATTCATGTTGATCAGCGCACGAAGCGTGTTATTTTGCTGTCAGTAATCGATAACATGATGAAGGGCGCAGCTGGTCAAGCTGTGCAAAACATGAATGCCATGTTTGATTTGCCTGAGAAAACGGGCTTGCCGCTTGTACCCGTGTACCCGTAG
- the cccB gene encoding cytochrome c551: MKRIPLVLTAAVLAFSLSACGGGNQQTQPPANQPATEAPATETPPATTPSGSYDAATAETMYKNTCSGCHGQTLEGAVGPNLQKIGGQLNKDEIMGILEKGKGSMPPGLVKGKDAENIAAWLADKK, encoded by the coding sequence TTGAAACGTATTCCACTCGTTTTGACAGCGGCTGTACTCGCATTCTCGCTAAGTGCCTGTGGTGGCGGAAATCAGCAAACACAGCCGCCAGCCAATCAACCGGCAACAGAGGCTCCGGCTACAGAAACTCCGCCAGCCACGACACCATCTGGCAGCTATGATGCAGCAACTGCAGAAACCATGTACAAAAATACCTGTTCAGGCTGCCACGGCCAGACGTTGGAAGGGGCAGTTGGACCGAACTTGCAAAAGATCGGCGGTCAGTTGAACAAGGACGAGATCATGGGCATTTTGGAAAAAGGAAAAGGATCAATGCCTCCGGGTCTCGTCAAAGGAAAAGATGCAGAAAACATCGCTGCATGGTTAGCGGACAAAAAGTAA
- a CDS encoding carbamoyl phosphate synthase small subunit, with the protein MDRENQSLGTGYLTLENGEVFTGKLYGAPINGFGEVVFHTGMTGYQEVMTDPSFAGQIVTFTYPLIGNYGINEKDYEAAKPALTGMIVSELCMEPSHYESNMTLAQAAEAFGFPILAGIDTRTITKRVRQDGTVFGVISDQPMQVEEVVSLRYKHAKKSLVANVSRQQVERYPGIGEHVVLIDLGMKQSILDALLQQGCRVTVVPFDTSFAQINALAPDGLLFSNGPGDPEHLLAYCSEWRKAVEQYPTLGICLGHQVLALMYGGKTEKLAYGHRGSNHPVKDLMTGKVYMSSQNHGYVVKEESLDKRQLTVSYRNVNDGSVEGLRHVSLPVFSVQFHPEAHPGPSDTSHIFHQFLQSMRVVGAKRYA; encoded by the coding sequence ATGGATAGAGAGAATCAATCGTTAGGAACAGGATATTTAACGCTGGAGAACGGCGAAGTTTTTACAGGGAAGCTGTATGGCGCCCCAATTAACGGATTCGGAGAAGTGGTTTTTCATACAGGAATGACGGGATATCAAGAGGTGATGACAGACCCTTCTTTTGCAGGGCAAATCGTTACGTTCACGTATCCCTTGATCGGAAACTACGGGATCAACGAAAAGGATTATGAGGCAGCCAAGCCAGCTTTGACAGGGATGATTGTCAGCGAGCTATGCATGGAGCCAAGCCATTACGAATCAAACATGACTTTGGCCCAAGCGGCAGAAGCATTTGGATTCCCGATCCTTGCAGGGATTGATACGCGAACGATTACAAAGCGCGTCCGTCAAGACGGTACTGTATTCGGTGTCATTTCCGATCAGCCTATGCAGGTGGAGGAAGTTGTGTCCCTGCGCTACAAGCACGCTAAGAAATCATTAGTTGCCAACGTATCCAGACAACAGGTAGAGCGGTACCCAGGAATAGGGGAGCATGTCGTCTTGATTGACCTCGGCATGAAGCAATCGATTTTGGATGCTCTTCTCCAGCAGGGCTGCCGTGTTACGGTCGTTCCTTTTGATACGAGTTTTGCCCAAATCAATGCTCTCGCACCAGACGGCTTGTTATTTTCCAATGGGCCTGGCGATCCGGAGCACTTGCTTGCGTATTGCAGCGAATGGCGCAAAGCCGTGGAGCAGTACCCGACATTGGGCATTTGTTTGGGGCATCAAGTATTGGCATTGATGTACGGCGGCAAGACAGAAAAGCTCGCATACGGTCACCGCGGCAGCAATCATCCGGTCAAGGATCTGATGACTGGCAAAGTATATATGAGTTCACAAAATCACGGGTACGTGGTCAAGGAAGAGTCTCTGGATAAACGTCAGTTAACGGTTTCCTATCGCAATGTCAATGACGGTTCAGTCGAAGGATTGCGACACGTCAGTCTGCCTGTTTTCAGTGTGCAGTTCCATCCGGAAGCACATCCGGGCCCTAGTGATACGTCCCACATTTTCCACCAATTCTTGCAGTCGATGCGCGTAGTAGGAGCGAAGAGATATGCCTAA
- a CDS encoding HD-GYP domain-containing protein: MRQKTNYAVWIKGIVVQVGFVIAAIYIFYTSSSEWTAREHWGVLSTYTLLTIFSCFAPVRISNTILTVNNAVIFSGILLYGVWVGVWAAVIESLIIAFLVRFNPLKAIINIGQLLMTIWTVAFLKDWIEGFGTISPIISDLFLAGVYWFVNLILCGLGISYFHQMTWARTVKMMAKGFTSTYLLLLILAGVGSRLVESYGPLTLIPMMIAFITISYVFHHYYDNLQRLQQKVEEVKSFNHNFLTTMAASIDARDRYTSGHSQRVAYWGREIARDIGLSERKVEDVYIGGILHDIGKIGIEDEILNKKGKLTPEEYDKIKQHTVIGYEIILQAGMFNELLPAIRSHHERIDGRGYPDGLAGDEIPLMARILAISDAFDAMVADRPYRKGLPVEEALQEIRRGSGTQFDPILAEHFIRIVQRLPYEELQSIIGMESIPQKQLQEAIR, from the coding sequence ATGCGACAAAAAACTAATTACGCGGTTTGGATAAAGGGGATTGTTGTACAGGTTGGATTTGTCATTGCAGCAATCTATATTTTTTACACATCTTCATCTGAATGGACTGCTCGTGAGCATTGGGGGGTATTATCTACCTATACCCTCTTGACCATTTTCTCCTGTTTTGCTCCCGTGCGTATATCGAATACGATTTTAACAGTGAACAATGCTGTAATCTTTTCGGGTATTTTGTTGTACGGAGTATGGGTCGGAGTATGGGCTGCTGTTATTGAATCTTTAATCATTGCTTTCCTGGTAAGGTTTAATCCGCTAAAAGCTATCATTAATATTGGGCAATTGTTAATGACAATATGGACAGTAGCGTTTTTGAAGGATTGGATCGAGGGCTTCGGAACCATTTCTCCCATTATTAGCGATTTGTTTTTGGCTGGTGTGTATTGGTTTGTGAACCTGATTTTATGTGGATTGGGTATTTCCTATTTTCATCAAATGACTTGGGCGCGAACCGTAAAGATGATGGCAAAAGGCTTCACCTCGACTTACTTGCTGCTTTTAATTCTAGCCGGAGTAGGTTCACGGTTAGTAGAGTCATATGGCCCGCTAACACTAATTCCTATGATGATTGCGTTTATTACGATCAGCTACGTATTTCATCATTACTATGACAACCTTCAAAGGCTTCAGCAAAAAGTAGAAGAGGTCAAATCATTCAATCACAACTTCTTAACGACGATGGCTGCTTCCATTGACGCACGAGATCGATACACAAGTGGACATTCTCAGCGTGTAGCTTACTGGGGAAGAGAAATTGCGAGAGATATTGGTTTATCCGAAAGAAAAGTGGAGGATGTTTATATCGGGGGAATCCTGCACGACATTGGAAAAATCGGCATCGAAGACGAAATTCTCAATAAAAAAGGAAAGTTGACCCCGGAAGAGTACGACAAGATCAAGCAGCACACGGTCATTGGCTACGAAATTATTTTGCAAGCAGGGATGTTCAATGAATTGCTTCCTGCGATCCGCTCCCATCATGAGCGAATAGACGGAAGGGGATACCCGGATGGTTTAGCTGGGGATGAGATTCCGCTGATGGCGAGAATTTTAGCCATTTCAGACGCTTTCGATGCGATGGTCGCGGACAGGCCATATCGAAAAGGCTTGCCTGTGGAGGAAGCGCTTCAAGAAATCAGACGGGGCTCCGGTACCCAATTTGATCCGATATTGGCGGAGCATTTTATCAGAATCGTTCAGCGACTGCCATACGAAGAGTTGCAGAGCATTATCGGAATGGAGTCCATCCCACAAAAACAGTTACAGGAGGCAATCAGATAA
- a CDS encoding aspartate aminotransferase family protein: MHTTTTPVHLMNNYARWPISLVKGQGNQVWDDQGKQYLDFTSGIAVTSLGHVPPKVTAKLHEQLDTLWHCSNLVHVPQQEILAEKLSRLSGLDQAFFCNSGAEANEGLIKLARRYAQKVKGTDRYEIISFEQSFHGRTLATLTATGQEKVKDGFAPLPQGFVTVPYNDLDAVKSAITDKTCAIMLELVQGEGGVHPAEEAWVKALRELCDAHGLLLLIDEIQTGVGRTGTWFAFQQYDVKPDAISLAKGLGSGFPIGAVVSTKEVAEAFAPGTHGTTFGGNPLAATAGIATLATMEEEQILERVAHIHDVLIKELEKLKAEHPDKVVTVRGKGLLLGVELTIPAGELVAYAREKGVILLMAGPQVVRLLPSFVTTDDEVKQAVAVLSEALSQV; the protein is encoded by the coding sequence ATGCATACAACAACAACGCCTGTGCATCTCATGAATAACTATGCGAGATGGCCAATCAGTTTGGTAAAAGGACAAGGAAACCAGGTGTGGGATGATCAAGGCAAGCAATATCTCGATTTTACCTCAGGAATTGCCGTGACCTCGTTAGGGCATGTCCCGCCAAAAGTAACGGCAAAGCTGCACGAACAGCTCGATACGTTGTGGCATTGCTCGAATCTGGTGCATGTTCCTCAGCAAGAGATTTTGGCGGAAAAGCTGAGCCGTCTGTCTGGACTGGATCAAGCTTTTTTCTGCAACAGTGGGGCGGAGGCGAATGAAGGGTTGATCAAGCTCGCCCGCCGCTATGCACAAAAAGTAAAAGGGACTGACCGTTACGAAATCATCAGCTTTGAACAGTCTTTTCATGGACGGACATTGGCTACCCTGACGGCTACTGGACAGGAAAAGGTGAAGGACGGATTCGCACCATTGCCGCAAGGATTTGTCACCGTTCCTTACAACGACCTTGATGCAGTCAAGTCAGCAATTACAGACAAGACATGCGCGATCATGCTGGAGCTGGTTCAGGGTGAAGGCGGCGTACATCCGGCAGAAGAGGCGTGGGTGAAGGCGCTGCGTGAATTGTGCGATGCGCACGGATTACTCCTGTTAATCGATGAGATACAGACTGGGGTTGGTCGCACGGGTACATGGTTTGCCTTCCAGCAGTATGACGTGAAGCCAGATGCGATTTCATTGGCAAAAGGCTTGGGAAGTGGGTTCCCGATTGGTGCGGTTGTCTCGACTAAGGAAGTAGCAGAAGCGTTTGCTCCGGGTACGCATGGTACTACTTTTGGCGGGAATCCATTGGCAGCAACTGCTGGAATCGCGACACTTGCGACGATGGAAGAGGAGCAGATTTTGGAGCGGGTAGCCCATATCCATGACGTATTGATCAAAGAGCTGGAGAAGCTCAAGGCAGAGCATCCAGACAAAGTGGTTACGGTTCGGGGAAAAGGATTGCTTCTCGGTGTGGAGCTAACGATTCCCGCTGGTGAGCTGGTTGCGTATGCACGGGAAAAAGGAGTCATTCTGCTGATGGCTGGTCCACAAGTAGTGAGACTCTTGCCTTCGTTTGTAACGACCGATGATGAAGTAAAGCAGGCCGTTGCTGTATTAAGCGAGGCGCTATCTCAGGTTTAG
- the argB gene encoding acetylglutamate kinase — protein sequence MQGIVVIKCGGSTMDQLPDSFFQAIAGLQAQGQEIVIVHGGGPAINSLLDRVQITPQFVDGLRVTCEDTLRVVEMVLCGSINKTLVKRLTQAGAKAWGVSGIDGQTLLATKTSKPLGWVGEIKKADTTIPKAILGQGYVPVIAPLSVSKDGTETFNVNADVAAGAIAAALSAEKLIMVTDVPGIMQPQPDGTKVVVPATSAEEIQRMIRAEIITGGMIPKVQAALDALGQGVEQVVICRGTAEDLLGVCAGQAVGTTVRMNVNYA from the coding sequence ATGCAAGGAATTGTCGTGATCAAATGTGGCGGTAGCACCATGGATCAGCTACCTGACTCCTTCTTTCAGGCGATTGCCGGACTGCAGGCGCAAGGACAAGAGATCGTCATCGTCCATGGGGGCGGACCAGCCATTAACAGTCTGCTCGATCGAGTTCAGATCACTCCGCAATTTGTCGATGGGCTTCGTGTTACCTGCGAGGACACGCTGCGTGTTGTAGAGATGGTCTTGTGCGGTAGTATCAATAAGACACTGGTAAAAAGGCTGACGCAGGCAGGAGCCAAGGCATGGGGAGTTAGTGGCATCGATGGTCAGACTCTTTTGGCAACAAAAACTTCAAAGCCACTCGGATGGGTAGGGGAAATCAAGAAGGCTGATACGACCATTCCGAAAGCGATTCTTGGGCAGGGCTATGTCCCGGTGATTGCTCCCCTTTCCGTTAGTAAAGATGGCACAGAGACATTTAATGTCAATGCTGATGTAGCCGCAGGAGCGATTGCAGCAGCACTTAGCGCCGAAAAACTGATCATGGTGACTGACGTTCCGGGCATCATGCAACCTCAGCCAGACGGAACCAAGGTAGTAGTGCCAGCCACAAGTGCAGAAGAGATTCAGAGAATGATTCGGGCAGAGATTATTACTGGTGGAATGATTCCGAAGGTTCAGGCAGCTCTCGACGCTCTCGGACAGGGTGTGGAGCAGGTTGTCATCTGCCGGGGAACCGCTGAAGATCTGCTCGGTGTTTGTGCGGGGCAGGCAGTTGGGACAACCGTTCGTATGAATGTTAATTACGCTTAG
- the carB gene encoding carbamoyl-phosphate synthase (glutamine-hydrolyzing) large subunit — MPKLPHIHKVLVIGSGPIVIGQAAEFDYAGAQACLSLKEAGVQVVLVNNNPATIMTDEQVADKVYLEPLTVESVTAIIAKERPDGLLPTLGGQTGLNLAVSLAEAGVLEKYSVQLLGTPLAAIQNGEDRELFKQLMQQIGEPVPESDTVESVEAAIEFANAIGYPVIVRPAYTLGGAGGGIAGDEASLRKVAAGGIAASPIGQVLIERSVKGWKEIEYEVMRDANDTCIIVCNMENLDPVGIHTGDSIVVAPSQTLTDRQYQMLRSVSTKVIRSLGVVGGCNIQFALDPNSDRYVLIEVNPRVSRSSALASKATGYPIARIAAKLALGYGLDEVLNPITGYTYASFEPALDYIVVKIPRFPFDKFPLADRKLGTQMKATGEVMSIARNLEAGLLKAVRSLEQGCTHLTRPELASWTREELAHSLQEATDIRLFVFAEAIRKGFTESELHSLTGVDPFFLRSLRKIVDLEVELSCHDRKTLTPELLLEAKRRGFADETIASLVGATPTEIKSLRQESGITPTYKIVDTCAAEFDAQTPYYYSDWQGIDEVESLSGRKVLVLGSGPIRIGQGIEFDYCSVHAAKALQASGIAAVVVNNNPETVSTDYETADHLYFEPLHVEDVLHIAEREQVEGVMVQFGGQTAINLAAKLEHAGLQVMGTSLTAIERAEDRELFYAMLRKLDIPHIPGKGVSSLADATAIADEIGFPVLMRPSYVIGGQGMVVVHNIEELQATIHDWLNHPDMSMFFPLLVDKYVPGKEAEVDAVCDGQSVIIPGIFQHVERAGIHSGDSVALFPAPQLTDDIKHKIASYTEAIAREMEAVGLINIQFVIDGETVYVLEVNPRASRTVPITSKVTGIPMVQLAVRAQLGEKLSEMGYGTGLLPEIPFAVVKAPVFSTIKLNGVDPVLGPEMKSTGEVLGLGRSFEEAAGKAFAFKDNLYGDWQKGQVVMISLADGDKQGGVRESIGQIQEDGANLAATPGTAEWLTAEGIVVKHIVADEEAWIELLQKEEAAFALVTATKGNRQGRTGFALRSRMVQQGVPLFSAVDTFELYVKSIMKKRGGSHAASEDIGTLSKLAVTKA, encoded by the coding sequence ATGCCTAAATTGCCACACATTCATAAAGTATTGGTCATCGGTTCTGGTCCGATCGTCATCGGGCAGGCAGCGGAGTTTGATTATGCAGGTGCACAGGCTTGCCTTTCCCTAAAAGAAGCTGGCGTGCAGGTCGTGCTGGTGAACAACAATCCGGCAACGATCATGACAGATGAACAAGTAGCGGACAAAGTATATCTGGAGCCGCTCACGGTGGAATCCGTGACAGCTATTATCGCAAAAGAGCGTCCCGATGGCCTCTTGCCTACGTTAGGCGGCCAAACGGGACTTAATCTTGCTGTTTCGCTGGCAGAAGCGGGCGTGCTGGAAAAATACAGTGTGCAGCTGTTGGGTACGCCGTTGGCTGCCATTCAAAACGGGGAAGACCGTGAGCTGTTCAAGCAATTGATGCAACAAATCGGAGAGCCTGTTCCAGAGAGCGATACAGTCGAATCTGTAGAAGCAGCAATCGAGTTTGCGAACGCGATAGGGTATCCAGTGATTGTCCGTCCTGCTTATACACTCGGAGGAGCAGGTGGCGGGATCGCAGGGGATGAAGCGTCCTTGCGAAAGGTTGCAGCCGGTGGCATTGCGGCTAGCCCAATTGGTCAGGTATTGATTGAGCGCAGTGTAAAAGGCTGGAAAGAGATTGAATACGAGGTCATGCGGGACGCAAATGATACCTGCATAATCGTGTGCAATATGGAAAATTTGGACCCAGTAGGTATTCATACGGGAGACAGTATTGTTGTCGCGCCATCTCAGACGCTGACAGATCGCCAGTACCAAATGCTGCGCAGCGTATCAACGAAAGTGATTCGTTCGCTTGGGGTAGTAGGCGGTTGCAATATTCAATTTGCGCTTGATCCGAATTCCGATCGGTATGTGCTGATCGAAGTAAATCCTCGTGTCAGTCGTTCAAGTGCGTTGGCGTCTAAAGCAACAGGCTATCCAATCGCGCGGATCGCCGCCAAGCTCGCATTGGGCTACGGACTGGATGAGGTACTCAATCCAATCACGGGCTATACGTACGCTAGCTTTGAACCAGCGTTGGACTACATCGTTGTCAAAATACCACGCTTCCCGTTTGACAAATTCCCACTGGCAGACCGCAAGCTGGGGACGCAAATGAAAGCGACTGGCGAGGTCATGTCGATCGCCCGCAATCTGGAAGCAGGACTTTTGAAGGCAGTTCGTTCTCTGGAACAGGGCTGCACACATTTGACTCGACCAGAGCTGGCATCCTGGACGCGTGAGGAGCTTGCACATTCCTTACAGGAAGCGACTGATATCAGACTGTTTGTTTTTGCTGAGGCGATCCGCAAAGGCTTTACAGAAAGTGAGCTGCACAGTCTGACTGGTGTCGATCCGTTTTTCTTGCGGAGCTTGCGTAAAATCGTGGACTTGGAAGTAGAGCTGTCTTGCCACGATAGGAAAACACTGACCCCAGAACTGTTGTTGGAAGCAAAGCGTCGCGGGTTTGCCGATGAAACCATCGCTTCACTAGTGGGTGCTACACCTACCGAAATCAAATCACTTCGTCAAGAATCGGGCATTACGCCTACTTATAAAATCGTGGACACGTGTGCAGCAGAATTTGATGCCCAAACCCCTTACTACTATTCGGATTGGCAAGGAATAGATGAGGTCGAGTCACTGTCTGGCCGCAAAGTACTGGTACTTGGCTCAGGTCCCATTCGCATCGGTCAGGGTATCGAGTTTGACTATTGCTCCGTACATGCAGCCAAAGCACTTCAGGCAAGCGGTATTGCAGCTGTGGTTGTGAACAACAACCCAGAGACGGTCAGCACTGACTATGAAACAGCCGACCATCTTTATTTTGAACCGCTTCACGTAGAAGACGTGCTGCATATCGCAGAACGCGAACAGGTGGAGGGCGTCATGGTTCAGTTTGGGGGTCAAACCGCAATCAATCTGGCAGCAAAGCTGGAGCATGCGGGTCTGCAAGTAATGGGTACGTCGCTTACAGCCATCGAACGTGCGGAGGATCGCGAGCTGTTCTACGCCATGCTGCGCAAGCTGGACATTCCTCATATCCCCGGTAAAGGAGTATCGTCTTTGGCGGATGCGACCGCGATAGCGGATGAAATCGGCTTCCCTGTTTTGATGCGACCTTCGTACGTCATCGGCGGGCAAGGTATGGTAGTAGTCCACAATATCGAGGAACTGCAAGCTACCATTCACGACTGGCTGAACCATCCGGACATGAGCATGTTTTTCCCACTTCTCGTGGATAAATACGTCCCAGGCAAGGAAGCAGAAGTAGATGCGGTATGCGACGGACAATCTGTCATTATCCCAGGGATTTTCCAGCATGTGGAGAGAGCGGGCATCCACTCTGGCGACAGTGTAGCCTTGTTCCCCGCTCCTCAACTGACGGATGACATCAAGCACAAAATCGCGAGCTATACAGAAGCAATCGCGAGGGAAATGGAAGCGGTCGGGTTAATCAATATCCAGTTCGTCATTGATGGCGAAACGGTTTATGTACTGGAGGTAAATCCTCGTGCTTCACGGACCGTACCGATTACGAGCAAAGTGACGGGCATCCCGATGGTTCAATTAGCGGTTCGCGCACAATTGGGTGAAAAGCTGTCGGAGATGGGCTATGGTACAGGGCTTTTGCCAGAGATTCCGTTTGCAGTCGTCAAGGCGCCAGTTTTCTCCACGATCAAGCTGAACGGCGTAGACCCGGTACTAGGCCCAGAGATGAAATCGACGGGCGAAGTTCTTGGCCTGGGGCGTTCTTTCGAAGAGGCAGCAGGCAAAGCCTTTGCTTTCAAAGACAATTTGTACGGCGACTGGCAAAAAGGTCAGGTGGTCATGATTTCTCTGGCAGATGGAGATAAGCAGGGCGGCGTAAGAGAATCGATTGGACAAATTCAAGAAGACGGTGCCAATCTGGCGGCAACTCCGGGAACAGCCGAGTGGCTGACAGCCGAAGGAATTGTCGTGAAGCATATCGTGGCAGATGAAGAGGCGTGGATCGAGCTGTTGCAAAAGGAAGAAGCGGCCTTCGCTCTTGTTACTGCGACGAAAGGCAATCGTCAGGGCCGGACAGGATTTGCTCTGCGAAGCCGTATGGTACAACAAGGTGTGCCATTGTTCTCTGCTGTCGATACGTTCGAGTTATACGTGAAGTCTATTATGAAGAAAAGAGGTGGCTCGCATGCAGCCAGTGAAGATATTGGAACACTTTCAAAACTTGCCGTTACAAAAGCATAA
- the argF gene encoding ornithine carbamoyltransferase, whose amino-acid sequence MQPVKILEHFQNLPLQKHKGKDFLRVDEFNGEELMELLHLSAHVKQLQKLGQPFQPLQGKTLGMIFDKASTRTRVSFEVGMHQLGGLGMFMSGKELQLGRGEPISDTAKVLSRYVDAIMIRTFSHSYVEELAEHASIPIINGLTDLYHPCQALADLLTIWEHKGKLKGVKLAYVGDGNNVANSLVLGAALLGLDVRVATPAGYEMDAAIVAKATEYAKQSGGNMMVTTDPTEAVMGADAVYTDVWTSMGFEEENEVRLKAFADYQVNEKLVAAADRDYLFLHCLPAHRGEEVTTGVIDGSRSVIFDQAENRLHAQKAILAALV is encoded by the coding sequence ATGCAGCCAGTGAAGATATTGGAACACTTTCAAAACTTGCCGTTACAAAAGCATAAAGGAAAAGATTTCTTACGCGTCGATGAATTCAACGGAGAGGAATTGATGGAGCTGCTCCATCTGTCTGCTCACGTCAAGCAATTGCAAAAGCTGGGACAGCCATTCCAGCCTTTGCAAGGCAAGACGTTGGGGATGATCTTTGACAAGGCTTCGACCCGCACGCGCGTCTCCTTTGAAGTAGGGATGCATCAGTTGGGCGGCTTGGGGATGTTCATGAGCGGAAAAGAGCTACAGCTCGGACGCGGGGAGCCGATCAGCGACACAGCGAAAGTTCTCTCTCGGTACGTGGATGCCATCATGATTCGCACCTTTTCCCACTCTTATGTAGAAGAGCTTGCCGAGCACGCGTCGATCCCCATTATCAATGGCTTGACCGATCTGTACCATCCGTGTCAGGCGTTGGCTGATCTGCTTACGATCTGGGAGCATAAAGGCAAGCTGAAAGGAGTCAAGCTCGCCTATGTAGGAGACGGTAACAACGTGGCGAATTCACTGGTGCTGGGCGCAGCTCTGCTAGGTCTGGATGTGCGGGTGGCGACTCCGGCAGGCTACGAAATGGATGCAGCAATTGTCGCAAAGGCTACAGAATACGCGAAACAAAGTGGTGGAAACATGATGGTGACCACCGATCCAACAGAGGCTGTCATGGGGGCAGATGCTGTATACACGGACGTTTGGACTAGTATGGGTTTTGAAGAAGAAAATGAGGTGCGATTGAAAGCATTTGCCGACTATCAAGTGAACGAAAAATTGGTAGCAGCGGCAGATCGTGATTATCTCTTCTTGCACTGCTTGCCAGCACATCGTGGGGAAGAAGTGACAACCGGGGTCATCGACGGATCGCGCTCTGTCATTTTTGATCAGGCTGAAAATAGATTGCACGCACAAAAGGCGATATTGGCGGCGCTGGTGTGA